One window from the genome of Acidobacteriota bacterium encodes:
- a CDS encoding cyclic nucleotide-binding domain-containing protein gives MDYSSFPLFRNLAKDDLAAFLSACREENLEAGTAFIETGSESTDLYFVLSGSLEVFRHDEDGSERQLAVLQAPAVVGEMEALTGDRRAASVRSREETLALVLPCATLRQRFHRGDPATLQIFLQITQVLARRLTAMNEKFVELQQTGAPVRDLQRFQQKLFSEWTF, from the coding sequence ATGGACTACAGCAGCTTTCCACTCTTCCGGAACCTCGCCAAAGACGACCTCGCCGCCTTCCTCTCCGCCTGCCGCGAGGAAAACCTCGAGGCCGGCACGGCCTTCATCGAAACCGGCAGCGAGAGCACGGACCTCTACTTCGTGCTCTCCGGATCGCTCGAGGTCTTTCGTCATGACGAGGACGGCAGCGAGCGCCAGCTCGCGGTGCTGCAAGCCCCGGCCGTCGTCGGCGAAATGGAAGCCCTCACCGGCGACCGCCGCGCCGCCTCGGTGCGCTCCCGGGAAGAGACCCTGGCCCTCGTCCTGCCCTGTGCCACCCTGCGCCAGCGCTTCCACCGTGGCGACCCGGCCACCCTCCAGATCTTTCTCCAGATCACCCAGGTCCTCGCCCGGCGCCTCACCGCCATGAACGAAAAGTTCGTCGAGCTCCAGCAGACCGGCGCCCCGGTCCGCGACCTCCAGCGCTTCCAGCAGAAGCTGTTCAGCGAGTGGACCTTCTGA
- a CDS encoding Glu/Leu/Phe/Val dehydrogenase dimerization domain-containing protein, with the protein MASHFENALKYFTDAARVMEVSRSIEKLLVTPARQMKVEVAIEKDDGGIEVFDGFRVQHNGARGPFKGGIRYHPEADDDEVNALASLMTWKTAVVGIPYGGGKGGVTVDPHRLSPGELQRLTRKFVDQIHFIIGPNVDIPAPDVNTGSQTMAWIVDQYAKYHGFEPGVVTGKPIEVYGSKGRTEATGRGVALCSRWALEEIGRPLEGATFAMQGFGNVGSWAARILDSWGAKLVAVGDHAAYLKNPEGFDAEALAEHVSKSPQRSVDGFPGADASSPEELFAMDVDVLIPAALGGVITDEVAATIRAPIIVEGANGPTVPSAHQQLVDRDVLIVPDILANAGGVTVSYFEWVQNTQRFYWEHEEVDEKLEKLLHKAWGSVTKIAKGRKLDLRTAAFVLAIREVGKATVLRGL; encoded by the coding sequence ATGGCGAGTCATTTCGAGAATGCGCTGAAGTACTTCACCGATGCGGCTCGGGTGATGGAGGTGAGCCGCTCGATCGAGAAGCTGCTGGTCACCCCGGCGCGCCAGATGAAGGTCGAGGTAGCGATCGAGAAGGACGACGGCGGCATCGAAGTCTTCGACGGCTTCCGGGTGCAGCACAACGGCGCCCGCGGCCCCTTCAAGGGCGGTATCCGCTATCACCCCGAGGCGGACGACGACGAGGTCAATGCCCTCGCCAGCCTGATGACCTGGAAAACCGCCGTGGTGGGCATTCCCTACGGCGGCGGCAAGGGCGGCGTCACCGTCGACCCGCACCGCCTCTCACCGGGCGAGCTGCAGCGCCTGACCCGGAAGTTCGTCGACCAGATCCACTTCATCATCGGCCCCAACGTCGACATCCCGGCGCCGGACGTCAACACCGGTTCCCAGACCATGGCCTGGATCGTCGACCAGTACGCCAAGTACCACGGCTTCGAGCCCGGCGTGGTCACCGGCAAGCCGATCGAGGTCTACGGCTCCAAGGGCCGCACCGAGGCCACCGGCCGCGGCGTCGCGCTGTGCTCCCGCTGGGCCCTGGAAGAGATCGGGCGACCTCTCGAAGGCGCCACTTTCGCCATGCAGGGCTTCGGCAACGTCGGTAGCTGGGCGGCCCGCATCCTCGACTCCTGGGGCGCCAAGCTGGTCGCCGTGGGGGACCACGCCGCCTACCTGAAGAATCCCGAGGGCTTCGACGCCGAGGCCCTCGCCGAGCACGTCAGCAAGAGCCCGCAGCGCTCCGTCGACGGTTTCCCGGGAGCCGACGCCAGCTCCCCCGAGGAGCTCTTCGCGATGGACGTCGACGTCCTCATCCCGGCGGCCCTCGGAGGCGTGATCACGGACGAAGTCGCCGCCACCATCCGGGCTCCGATCATCGTCGAGGGCGCCAACGGCCCGACCGTGCCCTCGGCTCACCAGCAGTTGGTCGATCGCGACGTCCTGATCGTTCCGGACATCCTGGCCAACGCCGGCGGCGTCACCGTCTCCTACTTCGAGTGGGTACAGAACACCCAACGCTTCTACTGGGAGCACGAAGAGGTCGACGAGAAGCTCGAAAAGCTGCTGCACAAAGCCTGGGGCTCGGTGACCAAGATCGCCAAGGGCCGCAAGCTCGATTTGCGCACCGCCGCCTTCGTGCTCGCGATTCGCGAAGTCGGCAAGGCCACCGTCTTGCGGGGCCTCTGA
- a CDS encoding energy transducer TonB encodes MRTRRLALLALLVIATLPLPASAQSTTGSTFDEIDAALRDGSPLRALRLVRRTLDDLPETVSEDEQGAATLGRLVTLRAVAESMIDDTAAALWSWALAQDLDPSVRDLDLRRYGSSGNLLRDTEERPLAEDGDFADDESRRINNIFRADGEVVLPDRRRGREPRYRRSADPTPVILQVLIDRRGRPSNPRVVDAPSALRLFLAAQAVSEWRFQPARLNRDEVAIYYNIRVDFDTD; translated from the coding sequence ATGCGAACTCGTCGCCTCGCCCTGCTCGCTCTCCTCGTGATCGCCACCCTGCCGCTGCCGGCCAGCGCCCAGTCGACCACCGGGTCGACCTTTGACGAAATCGATGCCGCCCTGCGCGATGGCTCCCCTTTGCGGGCCTTGCGGCTGGTGCGACGGACCCTCGACGACTTGCCCGAAACCGTCTCCGAGGATGAGCAAGGGGCCGCCACCCTGGGCCGCTTGGTCACCCTGCGGGCGGTCGCCGAGTCGATGATCGACGACACCGCAGCCGCCCTCTGGAGCTGGGCCCTGGCGCAGGATCTCGATCCCAGCGTGCGCGATCTCGACCTGCGACGCTATGGCTCTTCCGGCAACCTGCTGCGCGACACCGAGGAACGGCCCCTCGCCGAGGACGGCGACTTCGCCGACGACGAAAGTCGTCGCATCAACAACATCTTCCGCGCCGATGGTGAGGTGGTGCTGCCGGACCGGCGTCGCGGGCGGGAGCCGCGCTACCGCCGCTCGGCGGATCCCACGCCGGTGATTCTGCAGGTGTTGATCGATCGCCGCGGCCGGCCGAGCAACCCGCGGGTGGTCGATGCACCTTCCGCCCTGAGGCTCTTTCTCGCCGCCCAGGCGGTGAGCGAGTGGCGCTTCCAGCCGGCGCGCCTGAACCGCGACGAGGTCGCCATCTACTACAACATCCGAGTCGACTTCGACACCGACTGA
- a CDS encoding PaaI family thioesterase, which produces MTEPAFQDLIPHNHCYGCGPLNQQGLQIKSHWDGEDEAVCHYQPLTHHAAGPTHVLNGGIIATLIDCHGICTAVADGYRQEDREIGSPPDLWFATASLEVRYLRPAPLAAEVEIRARIVAREERKTHLDCTLTSAGKVRAEGTVVAVRVPASWRDAG; this is translated from the coding sequence ATGACCGAACCGGCCTTCCAAGACCTCATTCCCCACAATCACTGCTACGGCTGTGGACCGCTCAACCAGCAGGGCCTCCAGATCAAGAGCCACTGGGACGGCGAGGACGAAGCGGTCTGCCATTACCAACCTCTGACGCACCACGCCGCCGGGCCGACGCACGTCCTCAACGGCGGCATCATCGCCACCCTGATCGACTGCCACGGCATCTGCACCGCCGTCGCCGACGGCTATCGCCAGGAGGACCGCGAGATCGGCTCGCCGCCGGATCTGTGGTTCGCCACCGCCTCCCTCGAGGTGCGCTACCTGCGACCGGCGCCGCTCGCCGCCGAGGTCGAGATTCGGGCTCGGATCGTCGCTCGCGAAGAGCGCAAGACCCACCTCGACTGCACCCTGACGAGCGCCGGCAAGGTGCGAGCCGAAGGTACCGTGGTGGCGGTGAGGGTCCCGGCGAGCTGGCGCGACGCCGGCTGA
- a CDS encoding polysaccharide deacetylase family protein, whose protein sequence is MAATLLATVMASVPARAEEPIPLLISVDDLPMAGGLNPDVETRRRLTDEMLATLAKHQVPAVGLVTWGNMRPGDEALLESWLDAGHELGNHSTAHLSYTATEFPAYFADIESARQEINRFLVAQSESLGKHTQSQRAVRFFRFPMLREGDTAAKLNAMREYLADSGQRNLPVTLDTQDWSFERPWLAAVRSGDKKRQQAVAEAYHESLHLSIRHQEQLARRLFERPVAQILLLHANAVGAAQWDRLFTWLKDQGYRFASADEVLADPAFAEQHAYVGTHGPGLWHRLRAERQTGEIADEVKAFLLEQADAWNRGDLETFTRSYAEDARFVSPSGLTLGRAEVLARYQRRYPDRSAMGHLTFEFHHVGLHSGTEVSLLGDAVPSRVHGATVVAKWMLGYPDDAERDDASGLTLIVLRRSLNGAWEITEDASM, encoded by the coding sequence TTGGCCGCAACCCTCCTGGCCACCGTGATGGCGAGCGTCCCGGCGCGCGCCGAGGAGCCGATTCCGCTCCTGATCAGTGTCGACGACCTGCCGATGGCCGGCGGCCTCAACCCAGACGTCGAAACCCGCCGCCGGCTCACCGACGAGATGCTCGCCACCCTCGCCAAGCATCAGGTGCCAGCGGTGGGCCTGGTGACCTGGGGGAACATGCGACCGGGCGACGAAGCGCTCCTCGAGTCCTGGCTCGATGCCGGCCACGAGCTCGGCAACCACTCCACCGCTCACCTCTCCTACACCGCCACCGAGTTTCCGGCCTACTTCGCCGACATCGAAAGCGCCCGCCAGGAGATCAATCGGTTCCTCGTCGCCCAATCCGAAAGCCTCGGCAAGCACACCCAAAGCCAGCGGGCCGTGCGCTTCTTCCGCTTTCCAATGCTGCGCGAAGGCGACACGGCGGCAAAGCTCAATGCCATGCGGGAGTACTTGGCGGACAGCGGACAGCGCAACCTGCCGGTCACCCTCGACACCCAGGACTGGTCCTTCGAGCGCCCCTGGTTGGCGGCCGTCCGGAGCGGCGACAAGAAACGCCAGCAGGCCGTCGCCGAGGCTTATCACGAGTCCCTTCATCTCTCGATTCGGCACCAGGAGCAGCTCGCCCGACGCCTGTTCGAGCGACCGGTGGCGCAGATTCTCCTACTCCACGCCAACGCCGTCGGCGCCGCCCAGTGGGATCGCCTCTTCACCTGGTTGAAGGACCAGGGCTACCGCTTCGCCAGCGCCGACGAAGTGCTCGCCGATCCGGCCTTCGCCGAGCAGCATGCTTACGTCGGCACCCATGGCCCGGGCCTGTGGCACCGCCTGCGGGCGGAGCGCCAGACGGGCGAGATCGCCGACGAGGTGAAGGCCTTCTTGCTCGAACAGGCCGATGCCTGGAACCGCGGCGATCTCGAGACCTTCACCCGCTCCTATGCCGAGGACGCCCGCTTCGTCTCGCCGTCGGGCCTCACCCTCGGCCGCGCCGAGGTTCTGGCCCGCTACCAACGGCGCTACCCGGATCGCTCCGCCATGGGCCATTTGACCTTCGAGTTTCACCACGTCGGCCTGCACTCCGGCACCGAGGTCAGCCTGCTCGGCGACGCCGTGCCGAGCCGCGTCCACGGCGCCACCGTGGTCGCCAAATGGATGCTCGGCTACCCTGACGACGCCGAGCGCGACGACGCCTCCGGCCTCACCCTCATCGTCCTGCGGCGCAGCCTCAACGGCGCCTGGGAGATCACCGAAGACGCCTCGATGTAG